CTCGGGGACGCGCACGGCGATGTGCCCCCACGCGTCGCCCATCTCGTAGGTGCGGTCGTCGTGGTTGTACGTCAGTTCGAGCAGCGCGTCGTCCTCGCCGGCGTCCTCGGGGCCGAGGAAGACGTTCGTGAAGGTGTCGGCCTCCCAGCGACCCTTCTCCTCGTAGTCGAGGTGCGTGGTGTACCACTCCAGCGATTCGTCGAGGTCTTCGACGCGCATCATCACGTGGTCGAGTACTCCGGACATGTGCGAGCGATGGGCCGGGGCGTCGAAAAGCGTACCGACCGCGGAAGGGGCGGGACGCCGCGAACGGAGGGACGGGCGCTACTTCGATACGCACAAGGCGGTCGACTCGGAAGGAGGTATATCGAATCGAAATAGGTGTCCTCGCCCCCGTGTCAAGAGTCCCCAACCCAGTCAGACGCTGCATCCTCTCGGTCGGTCTCCTCCTCGCCCACTTCGGTCTGGTCGACCGCGACAGAGCGGTCAGAACCGCCGAACTCGCGTGGCCCCGCGTCGTCACGGGCATCGCCCGCATGTCGAAGAACGCCGTCGACGTGGCGATGGTCGGCAGCGCCGTCGGCGTCGCCGCCATCAACGGCGTCGGGTTCGCCGGCCCCTACTGGGGTCTCGCGTTCGCCCTCGGCGGCGGCGTCGCCGCCGGGACGCTGGCGCTGGTCTCCCAGCGCTACGGCGCCGGTCGGTCCGACGGCCTCGGCGTCGCCGTGCGTTCGAGCGCCGTCCTGACCGTCCTCGCGACGCTGCCGGTCACGGCGGCCTTCTGGCTCTTCTCGGAGCCGCTCATCTCGGTGCTGACGAACGACCCCGAATCGATAGCCCTCGGCGCGCGCTACCTCCGAATCGTCGGCCTCGGCGTCCCGTTCGCCGGATTGAATCTCGTCGGAAGCCGCACGCTCGTCGGCGCCGACGACGCCTACATCGCCATGGTGCTCCGCGCCGGCGGCGCGGCCGTCAACGTCGTCGTCAACGCCGCGCTCATCTTCGGTCTCGGACTGGGCGTCGAGGGGGCGGCCGTCGGCACCGTGCTCTCGAACGTCGTCGTCACGGGCGCGTTCGCCCTCGGACTCGCGCGCGGCGGCCTCCCCGGCGTCGGCGCGTTTCCCGTACAGATCGACCCGTTCGGCCGCTACGCCGCCCTCGAACCGATGCGAGACATCTTCTCCATCGGCCTGCCCGTCTTCGGCCGGTCGCTCGTCTGGACCGTCGCCGAGTTCCCGATGCTCTTCTTCGTGAGCGCCCTCGGACCGAACGTGACGGCCGCGTTCGTCATCGCGCGGCGCATCTGGGGCATCATGAACACGCCCGGATGGGGCTTCGGACTCGCCTCCTCGAGCCTCGTCGGCCAGTCGCTCGGGCGGAACGACGAGGAGACGGCGGAGGCGTACGGCCGCGAGATCATCCTCCACGCGGTGGCGACGTACGTCGTCTCCGCCGCACTCATCGCCGCCTTCGCCGAACCCATCGTGCGCCAGTTCGCCGAGAGTCCGTCCTCGCCCGCGGTTCCCATCGCGGTGTCGCTCGTCTACGCCGCCTGCGCCGCGGTGCTCATGCAGGGCGTCTCCGGAGCGTCCGCCGGGCCGCTGGACGCCAGCGGCGACACGCGCGTCCCCTTCCTCAGCCAACTGCTCGGCATGTTCGGCTGTTCGATTCCCCTGGCCTATCTCGCCGCGCAGACGAACCAGATAGAACTGCTGTATCTCTCCTTCCTCGCGGAGACGACGATTCCGGGCATCATCAACTACTACCGGTTCTCGACGGGCAAGTGGAAGTCCGTGAGCCAGCAGTACCGCCCCGGCGCGGCGTCGGACGACTAGCGCTCGGCCCGCGCGCTATCGGACCCGCCGAGGTAGACGTACGCGGCGACGGCGAGGAGGAGCACCGTCCCGACGGGCCACGCCGTCCGGCCCGGTTGCACCGAGAACCCCCGCGCCAGGGTGAGTTGCGCCACGGCCGCGGCGCCCAGCAGACCGGCGACGACCCGCCCGTCCTCGACGTCGAGGGCCGGACCGGCGACGGCGAATGCGAACGCCGCGAGGTAGAGCAGCACCGAGAGCGGCCACGCGTAGATGTAGTCGGGCAGGCCGGCGGTGTAGACGAACAGAAAATCAGAGACGGTCGTCACGCCGAACGGTTCGAGGTTGAGCAGGCCCCACGGGAAGACGAGCGTCGGGGTCCGACCGACGAACGTCTGCACCGACCACGGGAGGGCGAGGAGGCAGAGGAGAAGGGGAACGGTGAGCGCGGGGACCGACCGAGCGGGTCCGTCGTGAGAGTGGGACACGACCGCGCTACTTCCGCGCGATGACCCGGAGCACGTCCTCGTCGGCGAGTTCGTGGTCGCGGCCGACCTGCTGCTCGTCGTGTTTGGCGCTCGGGCCGGTGACGCGGGCGAACCGGAACCGCTCGTCGAGGGTGCCGCCGAGTCTGTGCAGGGCGTCGTCGACGGTGTTCTCGCCCTCCTGGAGGACGAGCGGTTCCTCGTAGTCGACGCCGCGGCCGGGTTTGTCCATGTAGACGCGGATGAGGCCCAGCCGTTCCCACATCGTCTCTTTGAGCCCTTCGAGGCCCTTCTCCGTCTCGGCGCTGATGAAAATGGCCTCGTCGGGGTCGATGTCGAACTCGCGGAGGTTCTCCTTCACCGTCGGGAGGTAGTCCTTCTCGATGAGGTCGGCCTTGTTCACCGTGACCATCGACGGCAGGTACACCCGGTTGTCCATGATGCCGTCGATGAGTTCGTCGATGGTCAGGTCGCCGCGGATGGTCACGTCGGCGTTGACGTAGCCGTACTCGCGGAGCACCTCCTTGATGGTGTTCTCGTCGAGGGAGACGTCGTCCGTCGTCGTGACCTGAATGCCGCCTTTGTGTTTCTTCGAGATGGTGACGCTGGGCGGCGTCGTGTCGAGGCGTATCTTGTTCTCGTACAGTTCCTCGCGCAGGCGCTCGTAGCGCTCTATCTCGAACACCGAGAGCATGAACACCACGAGGTCGGCGGTGCGGACGACCGACAGCACCTCCTTGCCGCCGCCGCGTCCGCTCGCGGCCCCTTCGATGAGGCCCGGTACGTCCAGAATCTGGATGTTCGCTCCGTTGTAGTGGAGCATGCCGGGGTTGACGTTCAGCGTCGTGAACTCGTACTCGCCGACCTCGCTGTCGGCGTTCGTGAGGGCGTTGATGAGCGTCGACTTGCCGACGCTGGGGAACCCGACGAGGGCCACGGTCACGTCGCCCGTCTTCTCGACGGCGTAGCCGTGGCCGCCACCGCTGGAGGATTGGTTCTCCAGTTTCTCTTTCTTCTCCGAGAGCTTCGCCTTCAGCCGACCGATGTGCGACTCCGTGGCCTTGTTGTACGGCGTGTTGGCTATCTCCTCTCGGAGGTCGTCTATCTCCTCCTCCAGTCCCATCGCCTAAGCCTCGGCCACGTACGTCGAAAAAGTTGTTCCTTCCGCGCCGCCGGACCGCGACGTGTCCCGCGACAAGCACTTCGATACCGTTATCAATCGAACTCGTGAGGGAACGCAGTGAGGAGATGCCCGACCCGTCCAACCTCCGGGACAGCACCCAAATCGTCGTTCCGTGCGCGTCGCTGGAAGACGTCCGCGAGGAGTTGAAACGGGAGTTCACCATCACCGTGTTTCCGAGCGACGGTATCTGTAAGATAATCGGGAGCCCCGTCGAGATAAAAGCGGTCAGCGACTTTCTCACCCGACACGGCGTCACGGTTCCCTGACTGGTCCTCGGCGGCGAGGGACGCCCGAATCCTTCCGAAGCGCTTTGTACGACGGAACACCAACGGTTCGTATGGACGATACGCCGGGACTCTCCGACCAGTACCGGACGGCAAGCCCGTGGCCGATATTCGTCGCACTCGGCATCCCCATCTCAGAGATCGGAATCCTGTTCGACCTCTTTCCCGTCGCCGTCGGCGGCCTCCTCCTGTTCTCGGGAAGCGTCGCCGGGATGACCAGAGAGTCCGGCTACGCGAAGACGCCGTGGGGACCGCTGGCCGTCCTCGGCGTCATCTTCCTCGCCCTCGGCGCCGCGTTCGTGTTCACGGGGCTGAACCTCCAGACGCGAGGGTACGCCATCGTCGCCGCCGCCGTCATCCTCCTGTTGGCGAGCGTCGCCGGCCACCTGTTCGGGTCGGGCGAGGAACCGTCGCTCTGAGGCGCGCCGGACGGACGAACCAACAACCTATTTGATTCCGCCCCGAAACTGGCGACCATGGCGAACGAGATATTCGACAGGGAGACGCTCCTCGACCTCACTGTCAACATGATCCCGCTGTTCATCATCGCCTTCTTCATCGTCGCGTTCGCGGCGTTCCCCCTGTTCGGCCGGGGGGACCTCCTCGCGATGGCGGTGCAGTACGGACTGTTGCTCGTCCCGTTCGTGGCGCTCGCGGCCCTGACGTACGTGTCCGGGAAGGCGATCGCGGGCGACGAGAAGCGCTCGGCCGTGTTCCTACAGGGACAGGCGACCGTCGACGAACCGACCGAACTCCACGAGTACGAAGAGCAGGCGGAGCAAGCGGCGGTCGACGACGGCAACGACGACGACGGCCCCGCGGAGTTGGAGAGCGGCGACGACGAGTCGACTCGGACGGACGACGAGACGGCCCAGACCGACGACGAGACGACCCAGAACTGAGACAGCGCGTACGCCCGACGGCGTTCGATTTCCGCACCCCGCGGAGCGTTCCCGAACCTTTCATTACCCTCCGTTCCT
This Halogeometricum sp. S3BR5-2 DNA region includes the following protein-coding sequences:
- a CDS encoding MATE family efflux transporter, with translation MSRVPNPVRRCILSVGLLLAHFGLVDRDRAVRTAELAWPRVVTGIARMSKNAVDVAMVGSAVGVAAINGVGFAGPYWGLAFALGGGVAAGTLALVSQRYGAGRSDGLGVAVRSSAVLTVLATLPVTAAFWLFSEPLISVLTNDPESIALGARYLRIVGLGVPFAGLNLVGSRTLVGADDAYIAMVLRAGGAAVNVVVNAALIFGLGLGVEGAAVGTVLSNVVVTGAFALGLARGGLPGVGAFPVQIDPFGRYAALEPMRDIFSIGLPVFGRSLVWTVAEFPMLFFVSALGPNVTAAFVIARRIWGIMNTPGWGFGLASSSLVGQSLGRNDEETAEAYGREIILHAVATYVVSAALIAAFAEPIVRQFAESPSSPAVPIAVSLVYAACAAVLMQGVSGASAGPLDASGDTRVPFLSQLLGMFGCSIPLAYLAAQTNQIELLYLSFLAETTIPGIINYYRFSTGKWKSVSQQYRPGAASDD
- a CDS encoding TIGR04206 family protein, with product MSHSHDGPARSVPALTVPLLLCLLALPWSVQTFVGRTPTLVFPWGLLNLEPFGVTTVSDFLFVYTAGLPDYIYAWPLSVLLYLAAFAFAVAGPALDVEDGRVVAGLLGAAAVAQLTLARGFSVQPGRTAWPVGTVLLLAVAAYVYLGGSDSARAER
- a CDS encoding OBG GTPase family GTP-binding protein, translating into MGLEEEIDDLREEIANTPYNKATESHIGRLKAKLSEKKEKLENQSSSGGGHGYAVEKTGDVTVALVGFPSVGKSTLINALTNADSEVGEYEFTTLNVNPGMLHYNGANIQILDVPGLIEGAASGRGGGKEVLSVVRTADLVVFMLSVFEIERYERLREELYENKIRLDTTPPSVTISKKHKGGIQVTTTDDVSLDENTIKEVLREYGYVNADVTIRGDLTIDELIDGIMDNRVYLPSMVTVNKADLIEKDYLPTVKENLREFDIDPDEAIFISAETEKGLEGLKETMWERLGLIRVYMDKPGRGVDYEEPLVLQEGENTVDDALHRLGGTLDERFRFARVTGPSAKHDEQQVGRDHELADEDVLRVIARK
- a CDS encoding DUF7541 family protein; the protein is MDDTPGLSDQYRTASPWPIFVALGIPISEIGILFDLFPVAVGGLLLFSGSVAGMTRESGYAKTPWGPLAVLGVIFLALGAAFVFTGLNLQTRGYAIVAAAVILLLASVAGHLFGSGEEPSL
- a CDS encoding DUF6684 family protein encodes the protein MANEIFDRETLLDLTVNMIPLFIIAFFIVAFAAFPLFGRGDLLAMAVQYGLLLVPFVALAALTYVSGKAIAGDEKRSAVFLQGQATVDEPTELHEYEEQAEQAAVDDGNDDDGPAELESGDDESTRTDDETAQTDDETTQN